A window of Sagittula sp. P11 genomic DNA:
GTACCCGCATGGGCGTTCAGCCTCGGCGGTGAAAAGCAGCGCGGGCAGGAAACCCAGCCGCTGGTCTATGACGGCGTGATGTACATCACCGGCTCCTACTCCCGGATGTATGCCATCGACCTCGAAACCGGCAAGGAGCTCTGGCAGTACGACGCACGTCTGCCCGAAGGCATCCTGCCCTGCTGCGACGTCATCAACCGCGGTGCGGCGATGCACGGCGACAAGGTGATCTTCGGGACGCTCGACGCCCGTCTCGTGGCGCTCGACGCCAAGACCGGCGACGTGGTCTGGAACAAGAAGATCGCCGACTACAAGGCCGGCTACTCCTACACCGCCGCCCCGCTGATCGTGGGCGACCTCGTGGTGACCGGCAACTCCGGCGGCGAATTCGGCATCGTCGGCGAAGTGCAGGCGCGCAACGTCGACACCGGCGAGCTCGTCTGGACCCGCCCGGTTATCGAAGGCCACATGGGCACGCTCAACGGCCAGGAATCCACCATGACCGGCACGCTGAACGCGACTTGGCCGGGCGACATGTGGAAGACCGGCGGCGGCGCGACCTGGCTTGGCGGGTCGTACGACGCACGCACCGACACGCTGATCTTCGGCGCGGGCAACCCGGCGCCCTGGAACTCCTGGCTGCGCGACGCGGGCGAGAAGAACGACGGTTCGGGCGACAACCTCTATGCCGCCTCGCGGATCGGCATCGACCCGGCGACCGGCGACATCAAGTGGCACTTCCAGACCACGCCGCGCGAAGGCTGGGACTATGACGGCGTGAACGAGGTGGTCGCCTACAACGACCGCGAGGGCAACCAGCGTCTCGCCACCGCCGACCGCAACGGCTTCTTCTACGTGCTGAACGCCGAAGACGGCGGTTTCGTCTC
This region includes:
- a CDS encoding PQQ-dependent methanol/ethanol family dehydrogenase, which codes for MNKFVAAVTLSLLAIGAQAEVTEDMLANDQTMTNQVVTNGMGRDLQRYSPLDTLNKDNVKNLVPAWAFSLGGEKQRGQETQPLVYDGVMYITGSYSRMYAIDLETGKELWQYDARLPEGILPCCDVINRGAAMHGDKVIFGTLDARLVALDAKTGDVVWNKKIADYKAGYSYTAAPLIVGDLVVTGNSGGEFGIVGEVQARNVDTGELVWTRPVIEGHMGTLNGQESTMTGTLNATWPGDMWKTGGGATWLGGSYDARTDTLIFGAGNPAPWNSWLRDAGEKNDGSGDNLYAASRIGIDPATGDIKWHFQTTPREGWDYDGVNEVVAYNDREGNQRLATADRNGFFYVLNAEDGGFVSANPFVKDITWAEGIDENGRPIFNEANRPGNPAAAADGAKGEVVFSSPSFLGGKNWMPMAFSQKTGNFYVPSNEWGMDIWNEPITYKKGAAYLGSGFTIKPNYEDHIGSLKAIDPDTGEWVWEYKNDAPLWGGVMTTAGGLVFFGTPEGRFLALDDETGEELWSFQTGSGIVGQPITWEQDGEQYVSVVSGWGGAVPLWGGEVAKKVNYLNQGGMVWTFRLPKELASAE